In the Maribacter sp. MJ134 genome, one interval contains:
- a CDS encoding metal-dependent hydrolase — MDSLTQIVLGAAVGEAVLGKKVGNKAMVYGAIAGTIPDLDVLARYFTDTVTATEWHRGFSHSLLFAVLFAPIFGWLVWRLNRNGNATWKNWSWLMFWGLFTHPILDAFTTWGTQLFWPFETRLAFQSIFVIDPLYTLPFLVCLILAARQRRTAPRRKKYNVAGLILSSTYLLLTLVLKGIAFTKFEDSLKNQNIVYTQMDIRPTPFNTVLWTANVDTKDAYLIGNYSFFDSDTVQFKAYPKNRNLLKTLKSHEKIKRLIAITEGWYTLSEKDGQLVFNDLRFGLVSLSENEEKFAFSYELIKKEDDIIVKETPKFQRDAKRLLKELWKRMWGN; from the coding sequence ATGGATTCACTCACACAAATAGTATTAGGAGCAGCTGTAGGGGAGGCAGTACTTGGGAAAAAAGTGGGGAATAAGGCGATGGTTTATGGTGCAATTGCAGGCACAATACCAGACTTGGACGTACTGGCACGTTATTTTACGGATACGGTTACCGCTACCGAATGGCATAGAGGCTTTAGCCATTCCTTGCTATTTGCGGTTTTATTTGCACCCATTTTTGGTTGGCTGGTATGGCGCTTAAATAGAAATGGTAATGCAACATGGAAGAATTGGTCATGGTTAATGTTTTGGGGTCTCTTCACCCACCCCATACTAGACGCTTTTACCACTTGGGGTACACAACTTTTTTGGCCATTTGAAACAAGACTAGCCTTTCAGAGCATATTTGTAATAGATCCCTTGTATACCCTTCCTTTTTTGGTATGCTTAATCTTGGCAGCGCGTCAAAGAAGAACGGCGCCCCGACGAAAAAAGTACAACGTGGCCGGACTTATACTAAGTTCAACATATTTACTACTTACTTTAGTTTTAAAAGGTATTGCATTCACAAAATTTGAGGATAGTCTTAAAAATCAGAATATAGTGTATACCCAGATGGATATAAGGCCCACTCCTTTCAATACCGTTCTTTGGACCGCTAATGTAGACACCAAAGACGCTTATTTAATTGGGAATTATTCGTTTTTTGATTCAGATACGGTTCAGTTTAAGGCTTATCCCAAAAATAGAAACCTGTTGAAAACCTTAAAGTCCCATGAAAAAATCAAGAGACTGATTGCGATAACCGAGGGCTGGTATACGCTTTCGGAAAAAGATGGACAACTTGTCTTCAACGACCTTAGGTTTGGTTTGGTAAGTCTCTCTGAAAACGAAGAAAAATTCGCTTTCTCTTATGAATTAATTAAAAAGGAGGACGATATCATAGTGAAGGAAACTCCAAAATTTCAACGGGATGCAAAAAGACTGTTGAAGGAGCTTTGGAAAAGAATGTGGGGAAATTAA